The genomic stretch gttggTTGATCTGAGgtaaggggaagcagtccttaggacaggccttattgaggtccgagtaatcgatacaggtccgccatgtTCCGTTAGGCTTCAGAACTAGCACTGGGTTGGCTGCCCAATCGGGGTAGAAAGCATCCCGGATGAATCAGTTTGCTTTCAAcctatcgacttcctcttttagggccttcttcctgtcatcatccagtagtcttcacttttgctgcttcggggggaagcttttgtcaatattcaaAGCATGGCTTACTACATTCgaacttatccctaccatgtccgaatgcaaccatgcgaagacatcctgattctttttcaaaaaacaaattaattgttatttcattTCTTCGaaaaggtttttccctacctttactgTCTTCGAGGGGTCTGCTTCCTTGAGTCTGACCTTTTCGAGCTattccaatggttcgaggtcagctctttcctctattcttggattgATTTCTTCGTTTATTTCGAAGACTGTCcaatccttattctgaattatgacgaGCGTTTATGCACtcgtctgcttctttcctctaatggaaatgctatagcattccctccctgctagctagtctcccttcagtgtcccgatgccactagaagttgggaacttgatggccaaatgcctcacAAACGAAACTTCCcctagccctactagggcgggtctctcgagcagcacgttgtaggccgatggtaggtccactactacaaattccatcatcttggttgttgagactgggaagtctcccaaggtcacagggagttcgatggaccccatacaggcaatcccctctcctgaaaagctatacaacgtcgttgcacagaCCTTTAGGTCACAAAGctcgagtcccatcttttctaaggtggctttatagaggatgttcactgagctcccattatcaatcaggactccgtgaaccctcttgttcgcgagctgaagggtgatgaacagtgggtcgttgtgaggaaattggacatgggacGTGTCGTCCTCCgtaaaggttataggttgagattcaaccttttggtattTCATAGCTCTGGGTTcaggttcataaggggacccgtcgccaagttttagctcattcacgtatctcttttgggcattcctgcccgatcttgcgagatgaggcccgcccaAGATGGTTACGaaatcttctccatcaatcggagggggtctctcgtaTTCCCTTACTCGGGAGTTACTGTTTTGGGCAGGCAGTGGTGCAGCTGTCctttggctggtagaagccttATTACTGTTCTAGTTCCttacatactgcctgaagtatcctctcgagatcagaccttcgatcttgtccttcagctgcctgcattcatcggttgtgtgtctggtatctctgtgaaatctatagtatttactggagtctctTTTGGATTtatggtttctcatggggtctggatgtctgaaagggacctagtttCCATTAGcaaggtaaatattctcccgagactcgttgagctcggtgtacaccttgtacacggagaaatacctttcccctttcttcttctttcccccttccgccttggggttacttccttcattcttctttcttttggaaggattTTTTGCAGGGGGTCTCGAGGCTGATGGGTtcgccgaggtcgaggctgagtttaagtttgtcgttgtagttatgggttgagaggccatattcagcattgacctcgcctcctctacattgacaaacctctgagctcatcgattgaactcggttatggacctcacaggtttcctctgcatatcttcccagaggggacttcccagAATTACTCTGACTTAGACAACCATTAAATGGCCGCAGTTGTCTacatcacgagctcgggcgacttccagattgaaccttgtaaggtaactcttcAGCATTTCATTCGGTTGTtgccggacattggtcaaggcagacgcctcgggccttattcagatcatggctctaaattgcttcttgaaatctctagacaactgatcccaagaagcaattgaatgcctcttatatttttcgaaccagttttttgctggtcctgtaagcgaagTTGGAAACAGCATGCATATGAGCTCATAGCCCACATTATTTGCTCTCATAATAGTATTAAacgtacttaagtgactgtacgggtcaaaattcccatcaaatggtgggacatgaggaatttgaAACCCCTGAGGAAACaaagtgttggaaatatggggggcgAAGGGTTCGAGTTCCTCGTCAGACTCTTCATCCCgatcccgacctcgttcattttgtaagagcctgaatgccttttccagttgatcaatcctTTCCTGGACTAGATCCACGGGGGGTCTAACCTAAAattggttatcgttgatcacaattccaggttctcgccttcgcatgggatccttgcgtccatttaggcgatccctcaggtctaggttcgaggggttaccattaccccgattctgattcaggtgttcccgtaAGTCAGGGTGGTCCCTttgattcccagtatttctgcaTCCTCAGTCATACATACTAACCGATCTTGTGTCTTCTGAGCCTTCGCTGGTAAGGCTCGCCGCgtggttgtttcgagatgggttcctttcaGGTTCTCTCGTTtctatagtgtgagaccgaggcatttggcttcttgtaggctgggcgcctctacATTCTCTAGTAGTTTCCCCATTCCCATGTTTCCGTTCAGcctgcctttccctatcaccttgagtcggttgtgtgtttctccaaggcggtgagggatatcttatcggGGATGGTGGGTGTCGTATGGGTGAtcgtggctgccacccattttggGCCCTGGAAGGTCTCGAGTTCGACTGTGTTGGTTCAGGAACGTTCTGCGCATTACCAGGATTCTGGGTTCGAGCCACtgcgggggctcggttattcccagttttgGCTGTTAACTCAACAGTTGAGTTAAGAGGAGCTCTGGCCCGGGTGTTTCTCCGGGGCCTCGAGGGAGCAGGCTATTTTGTCGGtagcggaggttgctccgttcttcgtgtggcagcgtttttgcgaggtcgcccacgGGGCCTAcagggaggaacatgaacatctcgCGAAGGAGGAGCTTGGGCATCAGGTAGAGTTGGGGGCTGAGCCATTTGCACCTCAGTAGCCAATCTAGCCAGATCCTcattacgtttcttggcctccgccaactgctttcgcaaTTGACGtttttcaagctccacaatagggacatatcgcttagggttatagtacatgtcctcgtcgtccctgggggccggtggtgcAGGTGGTCCTTGAGAGTCAGAGGATCCACTCCTCTCATCTAGGTCCGGATTcatcatcggctgtttcccaAGGCGCCACGGATAGCTAACTTCTTCTTCAGGAATATTAGGATCATTCGTGGCCATAtttgattcagggaggcttctttGACTGACTAGACTCAGATTCatattgcttaatgctctcaatgaaagtaccaaactgttgacgccgtttttcgtcaacttaaatcgcagAGCAAATAATATAAATTATGGTGCGAACGAATAGTAAAGAGGAACAagaaggattttacgtggttcagcagttaaatctgcctagtccacgagtctatgttattaagacttagagtccgttctcacatatttcgggaagatattctgtatatcaatttaaaataatgacattaaatgttatatcttctatatacaaggaaacgtcccctgaagacccgggaatgaataacaaactaaataatatccctttaatattgggattttacaacaataaatatgttcacacgtacACAATGGGTTATCTTAGGTAACTCATCGAATCTTCGAGGTCGGCGATTAGCATTGTGATTGTCAAGACTTACAGACTTGTAACGAACTTGCCGTCTTACTCCAAGAcctgctcggagcagataaatactattgaggctatcacactcgagcttgtACTTCTTAAGCTCGGGCTGCTCAATCCGAAGGCACTCAgtaacggatgtatcccgatgTCATGCCATTTCGAGCCTAGAAAGAATCTTGAGGTTACATCTTTGAGATTTCCATTTTACTTCGAAggttttacaactggaccatgcaatgtgtttcatatatttcgagctcatacttgatggatccaatttttgAGATCATAatctctggtctcgaaatctgggtgtaacacaaaattttataaatattagcattatatattatatgttatatattatcataataataatattttataacatttaaatttatattgatataattattaaatatctattcttgtattatatattattataataataatattttataacatttgaatttatattagtataattaataaatatcaaattttgtattatatattattattataataatattatatgactttgaatttgtattaatataattaataactATTTAGTCTAgtattgaatattattgtaataatgattttttataacattttaatttctattaatataattaagaaatatttaatgatattttatagcatttgaatttatattaatataattaagaaaaatctaatgatattttataatatttgaatttatattaatataattaataaatatttattttagttagttttaaagaaatatttcattaaatatttataatattccattaaaattaataaaataaaccgttaaaatcaaaaaaattcgttatctacacattttttatatagaagagatattaatGTTTCTTTTTGGTTCGtagttcagttttttttttcttttgcaatagTTCAATGTTAAATGGTATacattacaatatatatatatatttctttgttttgttttatactCTACACCATTAttcatctaaaaaaatataaaaagaaaaaaaatagaataaaacatTAATTCTTtgttgatatatttttttaaaattatatatttttgttgatAAGTGAAACTGTATAAAAAATGTACATTGTATTAATTTATAGATaaagtattttttttagaaaaggtTATAGATATAGTATTAGCTAAGCATTAATAggttattctttttctttttaagttAAATAATAATGCAGCTTACAGGAAAAAacaaaatagataattaaatttataaatatataaatatgattttgtaagGATTTGTTTTCTAAATACATTAATGATTTTGGAATTTATATAAGGTAATGGTTTACAGTGTCATAAAATTATGTTTAAACATTAATTTAGGATCGTTGCTAGTATCATTAATGCATGTAAAATTATCCCTTAGTAGCAAAAGTTAAATATTGTTTTACAGGGAAAAGTTAAAATGATTGCGTGTCTTTatgtatattataatataatatatattttacaaaCATCAAATACAACAAGAAAGAAAGGGATAcatttattgtttaaaaaaattttgaacaACGCCGAAATGACCAAGTTACAAACTCGTCCAAAGTAAATCAAAGGCACAGgatacaaaaacaaaacaaaacaaaaaagaaatttaaaatttaccactattatttttttgttatcaTATTCATTAAAACTCCTCTATAGCTTATTTTGATTGCTGAGGCTCCTGATTACCATCTTGTTCCTGGATCTCTTGCTCATGATCAGACTGGTTATGACTAGAAGGAAGCTTGGGCGGCTTCACCCAAACTCCATCGGCATCACAAGGGCACATAGTGACCAAAGGGCAATCAATTTTCTCCAAGTAACTCAACTTAGGAAAGAACTCTTCCATTTCTTCCCAATCCAACTTCAGTCCTGCCAAGAACTTCAAACGCAGCGTTTCAACGAACTTCCACGCGATCATCGTGCTCTCATTCCCATTCTTGAACGACGAGTACCCAAGATCACCTCCGAGTTTTCCTCCTCTAATGTAGAGCTTCTTCAGGTTAGCCAATTTTCCAGGCACCAACCAACTGGGAGTACTCTCATGAGGGTAACATTGTAAATCAAGCTTCTCAAGATTTTTAGAAAGTTTTTCTTCTATTGACTTCTTTTCCCCTGAAGGAGTAGAACGACCCCATATATCAAAACATTTAGTCCATTTCTTTTCCCCTGAAGGAGAAGTAGTACTAGAACTTGTACCTTTAGTTTCATTATCCGCTCCCCATGACAAACTCAACTTCTTAAGCCCGTCAAGACTTTCAAAAGTCTGAAAATCCTTTCCAGAGGGGAAATCTTTCCTACTTATAAAAATACTCAATTTCGTCAGATTCTTCATGCGAGCCAAATCATCAAAAGCACAAAACTTTCCACTTAAATGCTTATCCTTCCCAACCACGAACCCCTTCAAAACTTGGAGATTGGTCAAATGACGTAGCTCTCTCGGCATGTGATCTATCATGTAACAGTCCGATACATCTAAGTGAGTTAAGCTTTTAAGATATGATATTTCTTTGGGAAGCTCCTCCATATTATGACAAGCTTTAAGATCTAAGATTGTCAGACTAGTAAGCCCTTTAATCGAATCTGTTAGCTTAATGATTCTAGAGATGCCCTGAAGACTAAGAAGCCTTAAAGACGACATACTCCACAAAGCTTTCAAGAAGTCAGGACTATCTACTTCGATATGATGCTTATTACCCGAGGCTCGCCATGTTCCCAAGTAAAGAACTTTGAGATCTTTCATTTTCGATAACCACTCTACTACTTCGAGGCGTTTTTCTTCTTCAGTATTGCGATTTTTATCTCTACCTTTAGCTAACCAATTCAATCGAAGATCAGGAAATGGCTCGTCCACGTTGAATATTGTCTTCCGTTTTGTTTCCCAACCTTTCGGATACTGATCTTCTGACTTTGGCGGAGCTTGTGCTTGCGAATCCGAAGAGAGAGCAGGATTCTGCTCATCCTTCGAATCTTCTGACTTTGGTGGAGCTTGTGCTTGCGAATCCGAAGAGGGAGCAGGACTCTTCTCAACCTTCGGATCTTCTGACTTTGGCGGAGCTTGTGCTTGCGAATCCGAAGAGAGAGCAGGATTCTGCTCAACCTTCGGATCTTCTGACTTTGGCGGAGCTTGTGCTTGCGAATCCGAAGAGGGAGCAGGATTCTTCTCAACCTTCGGATCTTCTGACTTTGGTAGAGTTTGTGCTTGTGAATCTGAAGAGAGAGCATGATTCTTctcatcaattttatttttattctcaaaTTTTTTCACCAAACAAACCTTCTTGCTCTCCGGGGATCTTGCCTTGAGGTTCCCATTATCGTCGTAGGCAAAATAGTTTTTTTCGATTGCGAGTTTAACAATGACAGACCGAATGATGGGCTGCATCTTGTAGCTTTTAGCGGTCGGCCATCGCTTCTTGTACACTGGTTCAATCAAGTGTTTCCCCACGAATTTTTCGAGGATTTTCTCAGCAAGTTCCTCAATCGTCTTTTTATCTTGTTTGTTTTCTATTATATATGCCTCTCCTGCCCACCAGTACGTCAGCATCCTCTTAGTCAGCTCCTCGTTCTCAGTGAACACTGCAAAACACAACAAACAATTCTTCTCTTTTTCGTCTAATTCATAATCATAGAcattttttatttcattgtaTAAAGAGCTCTCTGTAAAGCTCGTGCTGGTGTATAAGCGCAGAAGTTCATCGACAGCAATTTGAGTACCGGCTGCCTCGGTCTTCGGGGATTCATCACGGCGGTCAGCGGCGCCGGTAGTTGCAGACGTTGACGGGATTCGGTGCTTTAACTTTATTATCTTTTTGTTGATCTCCCAGAGCTTGTGGGCAATGGAAGATTCATTCTGACCATCTCCATTCAGTTGGGAAGACCGAGCTTCTTTGATATTTTTAAAAAGCTCCTTGATTTGATCTGTATGACTTTCAATCTCTCTCTTAAAATGTTCCTCATTGCCTTTGAGCTTAGTTAAGTCAGATTCCATTTGTTCAAGATTGCTCTCCAACTTTTTAATCATAATTTCTGGAGATTTTTTTGGCTTGCTTCCTTCGCCAGGCGATTTCTCCACTCCCGTCTCCTCCTTCTTGGCCTTTCCATGCTTTGGAACACAGATACACCATGAAGATCCCTGTACCGAGGCCCTCCCATCGCCAGCTTTACCGGAGTCGCTGTTCTGTTGCTCTTCAGATTTGTTGCAACTGACATCAGGTTTGTTAGAAGAGACGTACTTTCTCAACTCCGAAACGAGTTGTATCAAGATTTGAGGTGAAACATCAGGTTGTTGTGTTGGTTTACTAATAGAATTAGAAGTTTCATTGGAGGACTTATTAGACATGATGATCTCAAAGTCCAATGCATGTGTTTTActgtcaaaatatatatatatatatataagataaatTAATGTTCAACTTTCTGCTAAGTATTAATTTATTCTCGAGAAAAAAAGTCTGAGACAAGGATGATTACAAAGGAAAGCagtttaaatattattaaacattGTTGCTATTTCACACTTAAGTTGCTGACACTTATAAATGGTTATcgatatcttatttaaatttaaatatgcgGAATCTAATATTAAATTAGACTATGCTATCTCTCTACCACGGACCCGTAGCATTTCTCATTCCTAATGCTAAAGGTAATAGAAGCTACTTGCTTCGCTTGTGTGCTTTAGAATAAGTTCCATGCTTGGCAGGATTGATATTTTATAGTACAAAATACAGCTGCCAAAGTAAAATGTTCGTTAAAGTCGGTTACAATTAAAGTGAATGAAATTATAAatcaagaatatatatatatttaaatatttatataagaaGAATAAGTGTCAAGTAAGTTAAGTATTTTTATAGAACAAAGACAAAAGAGAAAAAGACAAATAATTGAAGACTCGTTGGAAATTATAAAGCACGAGAAGATAAACAAAAGGGAAAAAGGGTGTGGGCGTGTTTGAGACGTAGCTTCAGACTTTGGATATAGAAAATGCCAAAACTATTGCTGATGCAAACTTGATTGAGTTATATGTATCAATTTCTTagattaaaatattaaaataaaataactattgGA from Humulus lupulus chromosome 5, drHumLupu1.1, whole genome shotgun sequence encodes the following:
- the LOC133778113 gene encoding uncharacterized protein LOC133778113; amino-acid sequence: MSNKSSNETSNSISKPTQQPDVSPQILIQLVSELRKYVSSNKPDVSCNKSEEQQNSDSGKAGDGRASVQGSSWCICVPKHGKAKKEETGVEKSPGEGSKPKKSPEIMIKKLESNLEQMESDLTKLKGNEEHFKREIESHTDQIKELFKNIKEARSSQLNGDGQNESSIAHKLWEINKKIIKLKHRIPSTSATTGAADRRDESPKTEAAGTQIAVDELLRLYTSTSFTESSLYNEIKNVYDYELDEKEKNCLLCFAVFTENEELTKRMLTYWWAGEAYIIENKQDKKTIEELAEKILEKFVGKHLIEPVYKKRWPTAKSYKMQPIIRSVIVKLAIEKNYFAYDDNGNLKARSPESKKVCLVKKFENKNKIDEKNHALSSDSQAQTLPKSEDPKVEKNPAPSSDSQAQAPPKSEDPKVEQNPALSSDSQAQAPPKSEDPKVEKSPAPSSDSQAQAPPKSEDSKDEQNPALSSDSQAQAPPKSEDQYPKGWETKRKTIFNVDEPFPDLRLNWLAKGRDKNRNTEEEKRLEVVEWLSKMKDLKVLYLGTWRASGNKHHIEVDSPDFLKALWSMSSLRLLSLQGISRIIKLTDSIKGLTSLTILDLKACHNMEELPKEISYLKSLTHLDVSDCYMIDHMPRELRHLTNLQVLKGFVVGKDKHLSGKFCAFDDLARMKNLTKLSIFISRKDFPSGKDFQTFESLDGLKKLSLSWGADNETKGTSSSTTSPSGEKKWTKCFDIWGRSTPSGEKKSIEEKLSKNLEKLDLQCYPHESTPSWLVPGKLANLKKLYIRGGKLGGDLGYSSFKNGNESTMIAWKFVETLRLKFLAGLKLDWEEMEEFFPKLSYLEKIDCPLVTMCPCDADGVWVKPPKLPSSHNQSDHEQEIQEQDGNQEPQQSK